The genomic DNA CGCCGGGTTCCATGGCTCCGGTGGGATCATGCTGACGTCGAGCGTCCCTCCGGCGAACCCGGCCCGGCACTCGCGTGGTGCGACGACCTCCGGGAGAGGACGACACGCTCTACGACGTTCGGGCCGCGCCGGCAGGGGAAAGTACTTCTGGTTCCGCGGCTGCGTCCGTAGGCCGATGCGAGATCCGCCTGGGCCGACGACGCGTATCGCCGTGGTCGGCGCGCCGCCACGCGAGAAGCTGGTCGGTCCCAGTGGACGGCAGGAGGCAAAGACAAAGGCAGGGAGATCCCTCTCCCTGCCACTCTCAACGTATAGCGCACCGGGGGGCTTGCGGCAAGACCCGGGTGGTGGCGCAAAATCGTCCGCTGAGGCCACAACCTGCGGAAATGAGGGCACGAGGTGCGTGTGTTGTCGGCGTATGGGGGACGCGGTGACGTCGAATCAGTGGTGCGAGTGGCGGTACGGTCGCGAGCGCTCGGAGCGGTGGTGCGGGTGTGCGCGCCGCTCGACGGGGATGAGCGGCCGGCCGGCTCGTCAGAGGGAGGGCAGCCAGAGACGACGACGTGCCTGGCAAGAGGTTCGACAGAGCTGGAGGCGCGGGTGATTCGATCGGCCGGTGCAGTGCGACGGGATACGACTGCCTCGGAGGTATCGCGATGATCGAGCCGTACGTGTGGGATCTTCAGGAGGTTGACGAGACGCAGGTCGCGGCCGTCGGCGGCAAGGGTGCTCACCTGGGCGGGCTGTCGCGGATCGAGGGCATCCGCGTGCCGGCCGGCTTCTGCGTGACGACGGACGCCTTCCGGCGGATCATGGCGGAAGCGCCGTCGATCGACGATCGGCTCGATCAGCTGTCGCGCTTGGACCCGGACGACCGGGATGCGGCCCGCACGCTCAGCGCGGAGATCCGCCGGACCATCGAAGGGATCACCATCCCGGGCGATCTCGCGGCGGCGATCACCCGCGCAGTCACCCAGCTCGGCGAGCAGGCCGCCTACGCCGTGCGATCCAGCGCGACGGCGGAAGACCTGCCGACGGCCTCCTTCGCCGGCCAGCAGGACACGTACCTCAACGTCGTGGGACCGACGGCGATCCTCCAGCACGTCAGCCGGTGCTGGGCCTCGCTGTTCACCGAGCGGGCCGTGACCTACCGCCGGCGGAACGGCATTGATCACCGTACGGTCCACATGGCCGTGGTCGTACAGAGGATGGTCTTCGCGGACGCGGCCGGCATCCTGTTCACGGCGGACCCCGTCACGGGCAACCGGAAGGTCGCCACCGTGGACGCAGGCTTCGGCCTCGGTGAGGCCCTGGTCTCCGGTCTGGTGAACCCGGACGTCTTCAAGGTGCGGCACGGCGAAGTCGTCGCCAAGGCGATCGCCGCCAAAAAGCGTGCCGTCCACGCCCTGCCGGCCGGCGGTACGCAGGAAGTGGCGGTCGACTCGCAGCGGCAGGATCAGCCGGCGCTGACGGACGCGCAGGTCGTGCGGCTCGTGCAGCTCGGGCGGCGGATCGAAGCCCACTTCGGCCGCCCGCAGGACATCGAATGGTGCCTGGTCGACCATGGCTTCCAGATCGTTCAGAGCCGGCCGGTCACGACGCTGTTCCCCATCCCCGAGTCCGGCGACCAGGAGAATCACGTCTACGTCTCCGTTGGGCATGGGCAGATGATGACCGACCCCATGAAGCCCCTCGGGCACTCCATGTGGCGACTGACGGCCATGGTGCCGATGCACGAGGCCGGCGGGAGGCTGTTCGTCGACGTCACCCGGCGCCTGGCCTCGCCCGCGAGCCGCGACGGCCTCCTGGACGCCATGGGGAAAGGTGATCCGCTGATCAGGGACGCTCTGGAGACCGTCCTCGACCGCGACGACTTCGTCCCGTCCCTCCCGGACGGGGGTCCCGGCAGGCCGCCGGCCCGCGATGCGTCCGCCCCGGTCGAGGCCGATCCGGCCATCGTCACCGAGCTGATCGAGCGCAGCCAGTTGTCCATCGCCGCCCTGGAGCGCGACATCCGGACGAAGACCGGACCCGCGCTGTTCGACTTCCTGCTGGATGCCTTCGAGGAGCACAAGAGAGTCCTCGGCGATCCGCTGAACCTTCAGGCGATCATGGCAGGGATGGAGGCCACGTGGTGGCTCAACGACAAGCTGCAGGAGTGGCTGGGCGAGAAGAACGCGGCTGACACGCTGACGCTGTCCGCCCCCGACAACGTCACGTCGGAGATGGGGCTGGCGCTGCTCGACGTCGCGGACGTGATCCGCTCGCGGCCGGAGGTGGTGGCGTTCCTGCAGGGCGTCGAGGACGAGGGCTTCCTGGACGAGCTGCCGAAGATTGCGGGCGGGACCGAAGCGCGCGATGCCATCGAGGCCTACCTGGACCGGTACGGCATGCGTTGCGTCGGCGAGATCGACATCACCAGGCCACGGTGGCGCGAGCGCCCTACCACGCTCGTGCCCGTGATCCTCGACAACGTCAGGAACTTCGAGCCGGGCGCCGCCGAGCGGCGCTTCGAGCGGGGTCGGCGGAAGGCGCAGAAGAAGGAACTGGAGGTGTTGTCCCGCTTGCGCACCCTGCCGGACGGGGACCGGAAGGCCGACGAGACCAAGCGGATGATCGACCAGGTGAGAGCCTTCGTCGGATACCGGGAGTACCCGAAGTACGGCATCGTCAGCCGCTACTTCGTCTACAAGCAGGCCCTGTCGGAGGAGGCCGAGCGCCTCGCGCAGGCCGACGTGCTTTCCGAGAAGGAGGACATCTTCTACCTCACGTTTCAGGAGCTCCGCGACGTCGTGCGCTCGCGCCAGGTGGATGACCGGCTCATCCAGCAGCGCAAGGACGCGTTCCGGTCGTACCACGCGCTCACACCGCCACGGGTGCTCACATCGGACGGTGAGGCCCTCACCGGGGCGTACCGACGCGACGACGTGCCGGCCGGCGCCCTGATCGGCCTACCGGTTTCCGCCGGGACCGTCGAGGGACGGGCCCGCGTCATCCTTGACATGGCGGAGGCCGATCTCGAAGCGGGCGACATCCTGGTCACGGCCTTCACGGACCCCAGCTGGTCGCCACTGTTCGTCGGCATCGCCGGTTTGGTGACGGAGGTGGGCGGCATGATGACCCATGGCGCAGTCATCGCCCGGGAGTACGGCTTGCCGGCCGTCGTGGGCGTGGAGCAGGCCACCCGGCTGATCCGGGACGGGCAGCGGATCCGCATGCACGGAACCGACGGATACGTCGAGATCCTGTCTTGACCGATCACACGGAGAAGGCCCGTCCGTAGCTTCCGCCAACACAACACCGAGCCGCGGATGCCGCGGGCCGATCGCAACTGCCGTGGCTGACGGACCTGCCGCTCGGTATCTCTTCTCCCCCGCAGCCGCCCGCGTCCGTCGGTGGCTGAGCGACTGAGCCCGGCGGAGCGGCTCCTGCGGGCGGACCTCGAAGCTTCTTCACTCCCCTTCAACACCTCGTCCGAGAACGGGAAATGACATGCCGCCAGATACGCGGCCTGTTGACGGCGTACACCACGCAAGGCTCGGTGACGCTCGCTCCACGACGTCACCCCAGGGGATATCTTCAGCCCTGTACGGGAGACACTTTTGAGGGGGAGTCATGACCGTCCGGGCATCGCTGCACGCGGCCCATGTCTACATGATCCTGGGCGTCGTGTCCGGGCTCTACTACCGAGAACTCACCAAACACAACGGATTCGACGGGGAGACCCAACTGTCGGTAGTCCACACCCATTTACTGGCTCTGGGCATGCTGGCCTTCCTCGTCGTCCTCGCGCTCGACAAGCTGTTCACCCTGTCCGGCAGCCGACACTTCACGTACTTCTTCGCCTTCTACAACGCGGGCATCGCCATCACTGTGGGCGCGATGATCTTCCGTGGCACGCAGACCGTCCTCGGTCACCCGGTCCCCGAAGCGGTCTCATGGATCGCGGGCCTTGGCCATACGGTCCTCACCGTAGGCCTGATCCTCCTGTTCACCCTGCTCGGCAAGCGCGTCACCAATAGGCGCAACAGTCCAGAGCCTGTTCCAGGCCCTGGACTGCCTGCTGACCTGGAGAAGGGCAACGCGCTGTAGCAGGTGACAGTCGCGAGCAGTTGTCGATGGGCTCTCCGGGGAGCGGACGTCGGTCCGATGACGTCGAGATGTCGCTGAGTTGTGCCGCCGGGCCCTTGGTGGTCGACCCACCTTCGCCGTCCGCGACAACAGCCGCTGCAGCGAGGCGCATTGCCCGTCCGGTAGATCGCCTCGAGTCATCCTGAGATCGTTCC from Streptomyces sp. NBC_01707 includes the following:
- the rph gene encoding rifamycin-inactivating phosphotransferase, with translation MIEPYVWDLQEVDETQVAAVGGKGAHLGGLSRIEGIRVPAGFCVTTDAFRRIMAEAPSIDDRLDQLSRLDPDDRDAARTLSAEIRRTIEGITIPGDLAAAITRAVTQLGEQAAYAVRSSATAEDLPTASFAGQQDTYLNVVGPTAILQHVSRCWASLFTERAVTYRRRNGIDHRTVHMAVVVQRMVFADAAGILFTADPVTGNRKVATVDAGFGLGEALVSGLVNPDVFKVRHGEVVAKAIAAKKRAVHALPAGGTQEVAVDSQRQDQPALTDAQVVRLVQLGRRIEAHFGRPQDIEWCLVDHGFQIVQSRPVTTLFPIPESGDQENHVYVSVGHGQMMTDPMKPLGHSMWRLTAMVPMHEAGGRLFVDVTRRLASPASRDGLLDAMGKGDPLIRDALETVLDRDDFVPSLPDGGPGRPPARDASAPVEADPAIVTELIERSQLSIAALERDIRTKTGPALFDFLLDAFEEHKRVLGDPLNLQAIMAGMEATWWLNDKLQEWLGEKNAADTLTLSAPDNVTSEMGLALLDVADVIRSRPEVVAFLQGVEDEGFLDELPKIAGGTEARDAIEAYLDRYGMRCVGEIDITRPRWRERPTTLVPVILDNVRNFEPGAAERRFERGRRKAQKKELEVLSRLRTLPDGDRKADETKRMIDQVRAFVGYREYPKYGIVSRYFVYKQALSEEAERLAQADVLSEKEDIFYLTFQELRDVVRSRQVDDRLIQQRKDAFRSYHALTPPRVLTSDGEALTGAYRRDDVPAGALIGLPVSAGTVEGRARVILDMAEADLEAGDILVTAFTDPSWSPLFVGIAGLVTEVGGMMTHGAVIAREYGLPAVVGVEQATRLIRDGQRIRMHGTDGYVEILS
- a CDS encoding DUF2871 domain-containing protein translates to MTVRASLHAAHVYMILGVVSGLYYRELTKHNGFDGETQLSVVHTHLLALGMLAFLVVLALDKLFTLSGSRHFTYFFAFYNAGIAITVGAMIFRGTQTVLGHPVPEAVSWIAGLGHTVLTVGLILLFTLLGKRVTNRRNSPEPVPGPGLPADLEKGNAL